The following nucleotide sequence is from Stegostoma tigrinum isolate sSteTig4 chromosome 32, sSteTig4.hap1, whole genome shotgun sequence.
CAACTAACTTAAATTTGAGCATTTTACAACGAGGTTGACATCCAATGGGGTCTTCAAGCTGGGGTAATTCTTGACTTCCAAACACCAGCCCAATTCCAACATTGTTTGAAGCCAGCTTCTCAAGTATGATTCTTCACTCCTTGTTCCAGAAGAAGCCCAGAGTCCAAACAGAATGTGTAGAACACATTGGAAGAAATGGTTTGCTTTGGTAAAGTCAGAACAGAAAGAGTATGAGGGGATTAGGGAATTATTTATCATGCAAATAGTCATTCACTACGGAAAATGTTAGCACAGCTGCAAAATGATTTGCGTTGCGACATTCCAGACAGAATTGTATAATAAACTGAAGAGaaacactgaggagaatggggaaagagcagggaagCAGCATTAGTGATATAGTTAAACTAGCAGCAGCACCGGCACAAAAGGCAAATTCCTTCCTTGGTTGTTGACTAGTCTTGAAACTGAACTGAAACAATGGGAGAAGGCCATTGGCCCATACAATCCATTTCAGCCTTTACAATCCACAGGAGATGCAATTCAATCACATTTACACAGCCTGCTCCCACATCCTCCCAAAACTTTTATGTCCAGCTAACCATCAAATGGATTTATGTTACTTGTCAGAACATGGATCTCTTCCTTCTAACAAACCTTTCATTTACTGCATGATCAGTGACTCAAATTATTCCTGATAGGGCCAAGGAGAAATATGGAATATTTGAGAAACAGCCTTAAATGTCGATGATAATCCAGGAGAGCTCAAAGATGAGTCTTCAAAGTCTCAGTAAAATCACTGTCTTATTGGCTGAGCCACACTGGTCACAAGGTTCCATCGTTTAACTGTGTGTTGTTAGCTGCACTCAGCTGGACTGGCACAAGGCCCAGGAAAACACTATCCCTAGTGCATATAGGGGCAAAATTAACAAAGAATCATGCCCCTGGGtcagacagaaaggaaatcaaCCAGGGTTCCTGCTCCTAATCACTGTTCAATAACTCTTATTCCTTAATGGTGACTGTCCAGGATAGCAGGTGGCCTATGGCTCTTATCTGAAATCACCAGGGACCTGAATCATATGGTGAGTCAGGTACTCCAAAAGAGGGAAATAGACCCACAGAAGATCATCAGGTAAAACTCAACCCAAACTGTTTGTTCCACATGTAGCATTGTCAGGGAACAAGTCTGATGTTAGACATGATGCAGAGAGACCATTTGTAACATTCAAATACCATTGAGAATACTGATCAGTTTTGGTTTGGTTTTCACCTCAGAGTGATTGGGTGCAGATGGTCATGACATATGCTAAACTGACCCACAGATTTCCCTTAATGGGGGCAATTCAAAATCTTGAGATCAAAATCACATTTAAAGGAAGTCATTATAGAAGAATACTGAGGAAATGATGAAAGACATGTCTCTGGTTGTGCTTGATTGCCCCTCAGCACTGTTCACGTTGCTATATGCTAGCAAGCTTTATTTGCATGTCCATTGGTGTATAAGTGAAAAGGACACCTGCTCCACTCTCTCCATGCCTTGCATTTGTGATTAATCTTCCTCCAAGCAAACTTGGCAATGCTCAGCATGAACATCCAGGATACTGCATACATGGCGACTCCTGCCAACTTCACAATAGGGAGGGGCACAGGGGAAGATAACTCACAATACAGCAGCCTGCCCCCAATCCCAATTCGCACACAACTAAATAGCAACACAAATAGCAAGTCAACAACATCTCCCAGCAAGGAGTGGTAATGGCCAGATTCTCGAAGAAACCAGCGGATCTGGAGGAAAGGATTGGTCAGTTCACTGCCAAAGATGACAGCATTGACTTCGATAGCTGAATGTCCCAAAACCAGCACCATGGCAATGCCAAGGATACTGAGACAGTGGTGAGACAGCATCACCAGACCCTCTGTTTGGAAATAAATACACCAGCACATATCAAATATAAAGTAACCCAATGACAGACACAGCACTTGAGTCTGAAGCTCAGTGTTTGGAGAGCCtgaaaaacacaaagaaaaaaaatcaatataacTCTCGCagcttcaaaacaaaattattttcactTTTAACAAACCACTCACCAGCTTAAAACCAGTCACAGTGACACAGTTATTTAATGTGTTGAATTAAACCATGTATGAACAatgcatttgtttaaaaaaaatacaaaatcaaaagATCACAGATGTCAATCTGAATAAAAGCAATCAACAATGAGAGTAGACTGATAATTGGCCGGGTTGACTTTGTCctgtttttgtgtacaggacatatcctCGGCAATATTCCAAAGTGTTGGATAGATACAAGTGTAAGTGTCCAGGAACAGCTTAGATAGGAAatgcatggcaagttctggagaacaagtcttcagtaatattgccagaaagttgtcagggcccaaagcctttgcagcatccagtggcCCCAACTGCTTCTTGATATCACTGGAGTGAACTGAGTTGGCTGAATAATGGCATCTGAGAGGCTGGGGAGCACTagaggaggctgaaatggatcacCCACTCAATAGTTCCggctgaagattgttacaaatgcttcagccttactttTTGTATTGaggtgctgggctcccccatcatttaaagtggggatatttgtggagcctcctccttcagagttgtttaattattcacCACGATTTATGATTGGATGTAGCTTGACTATATTGGTTATATGTCACTCAGATCTACCTAACACTTGCTGCTTATATTGTTTGGCATgcagtagtcctgttttgtagccaGGTTAACACCTTGTGCACCTAAACTTTCCACATCTTTAGCCAACTACTTTTAACAACTACAACACTAGCCCTGACATAACAATGTGGacaattgcccagatatgtcctgatTTCTACACATCAGTAGATAAATGTTTTTCAACAGTGTCCAAGTCCACACTTTTAGTGAAAGCCTTACTTCAGTTACCAAGATTTTATAAAACTGACAGTCAACTATTATTAGACCCCCTTATTTATATGTATAATTGAAAACAAATTAACTTGATTAATAGATACATCACCTGTCTCCTGGTTTCATTATGTCTCAGGTATTCCTGGCTTGAGCTGAAATGCAGCAGGAAACATTTGTACAACATAGTAATCTAGCGAGTTTTAAGACATAGTAATCTCCTGACAAAGTGGcaaaaaacagataaatagaaagcgggacataacaccagcgcttcgtcggaggctcactgatgatgttacctagaatggtgacgaaacgtctgaaaactaaccttccagctcagcgagcaaactcacatccagaacctcaacctgagctacaaatcttctcaaaactcgctggcaAAACCTATCTCCAACAAGGAAGAATCTAACCACTGcgccttgacatttaatggtacTGTCATCACCGAatatcccactatcaacattgagGTTACTACTGaccggaaactgaactggactagctatataaatacagtggctataacaGAAGGTCAACAGATGATAGGAATcttgcggcaagtaactcacctcctgaatccccaaagcctgtccatagtctgcaaggcacaggtcaggcatgtgatggaatacttctctcttggatgaatgcagctccaacaacacactataagcttgacactgtccaggacaaagcagcccatttgactggcaTCAAATCCACAAACATTTCCTTTGTCTATCATTGACCTGCTGTAGCTGCATTGTacactacctacaagatgcactgtagtatCTCACAAAATGTCCtctgacagcagcttccaaactcatAGCGCTTTCATTTGAAGGACAAGAACAGCGGATACTTGGGAACTGCACCCACTGCAATTTTCCCTCTACGccattcaccttcctgacttggaaatatattgctgttttttcacagttgctgtgtcaaaatcctgcaagtccctccctaagggcattgagagtctaactacagcacatgaaccgcaggagttcaagaaggcagctcaccaccaccttctctagggattggaaaaaaattgctggggccttgccGGCAATGCCCACACCTTCtgaattaataaaagaaaaattaaaatatccAATTTTCAGTAGATTCCAACATGAAGGATCGATGCACATCAACTCAAGATCCCAACGGCAGCAGCTCTGTGAAGAGTTGGGTCGGTGTTCTGTATTGATGTCAGGTACTCCCTCACACAGTGACATGTGAGTAACAGCCAGATTAATCTCCATGGGAGAAAGTCAAAAGAGGTAGAATCACGACAGTTTCCCCAATGCACTATTATTTCATCGCCCCAAACAGCCCTCTTGCACCCTAACCTAGAAAGAAAATCAGATAGAAGTTCCCATTATTAAGAAAATCTCACCTTAAGGTAAATTAATAGGCATATCCCAGCTGAGACACTGTGTGGTAAACATGCACAGTCGATAAGTGATGTAAATGAAAAACTATTTCTTTACTGGTGAAACTGTTCATGAAGCTAGGGATTAGGCATGACAGTCTGTTTTGCCTTGGGCAAATCAGAACCTGAATGTATGCCTATGGTGTTAAACACTCCAAAGCACCCCCAACTCCCACCACTCACAAACCCAAACACACAGAGCACAAGTTATGCTGGGGATGCTTAGCCAAACTGCCTGTCTGATCTTGGTCTCAACACTTCAGGCAAAAGTATATTCTTTTGAGCACAGATTCGTCTACAATAGGGTACAGTGGAAATTTACTTAAAACTTTAAATTCACTGAGATGTAAACAAAAGttatttaatcaatctgttcagaaatgtgatGACACACACCTCCATAGACATCACATCTTGAGATGGACTTGGACTTGGGCCTTTTACCCTCAAGGTAAGGCACTAGCCCTACACCACAACAGTCTTAAATCCATGGTACCGGATAatatttttttaatcaacctgttcggagatgttaccacacacctctggagcagatgggcctTGAATGCAGTGCTCCTGGCTCAACTATAGAGATATTATCAGTGCACCACAAGAATCATTTCTGGCcaataaatatatattttgccGATCAAGCAGCACTTTCACATacaacagacttttttttaaaccactacTAAATCACCCATGGTACTTTTCATCCTTTATCCACAATCATTAATTATCCACGTTCCAAAGATGGTGGACAAAGGGTAATGCAATAACATCAAAAGTGAAAGaaacagactttttttaaaaatcaactttcAGACATGTGTTGATACACCTGTGGAgcagatggggcttgaacccaggtttctggtTCAGAAATAGGACATCACTCCTGCCCTCTGTACACTAATTTCTTTCTTTTATATATGGAAGTGTTGTCACACACAGTCAAATGACATTTTTCATCCATTAACTACCACCACTAAATCACAATGTTCCAACTGATTAACTTACACATAAAAGCCCCCTAAGGGCATTGCTATAACTGGTAAGGGAGgggattaaatcaaaatggagctGGACTGTACATTAATTATGTCAACTAAGGTTAAGTGTGTACAGGTGGAGGGAACTGATTGGATAGATAATTGAACACATTCAAACAGACAGCTGATGGTGAGGCTGAACCAAGCTTAGAGATATATCCGTCATGACCTACTCTATGAATATATCAACACCAAATAAAGACTGACTCCAATTTCATCTTTCACTGACATATATAACAACCTTTTACACCGATTTAATCTAATTAAATCAACAAAAGGCAGAACATGGCACTGCTCCATTACTGAGTCTTCTACCTGGAACTTAATTTTCACTTGCCAGGATCGGCACAGAGAGAATAGATACAGCAAAGTGTGGTGCTAAGCACTGATCCTGAATTAGAGCAAACTAGTCAGACAGCAACTACAATCCAGCATTCAGGAGTCCCAAAGACTCAACCTAAATGGTCTAGGGTAGCCGGTCTGTAATTGCTGCAAGTATGATAGAGTCTCAGCAGCTTGGGGTCTGCTAATGTGCCTGCTGTCTACATGcacattgctaattaaaaattgATGCTTATAATTATTTCCTCCTATTGCAGTTTAGGCCAGGACTCACCTGGATGACTGAAGGGCCATGGCCCATCAATAAACCCAACGTATGCAGAGAAGCAAACAATGAAAACTCCATGTATAAGGGTTACCAGGCGGCAGTTCCACTCATAGTGCTGTTGGTTGTTAAACTGACAGAAGGAGAGGTAAAGCGATACCCAAAAAATCAAACTGCAGATCACCAGAAGCACAGGGGCAGCCATTTCTCTAGAAGGGATAAAAACATTAAAAAGTCTGCTCATGGATAAGACAAGACAATGCAGTAGCCAGGATGAAGTTGAGGAAACGAAGAGATGTCTTCATAAGTTGAATACATCAAACTCAAACACATCAGCAAAGGACTCTCATAGCTTTCACCAGCTAGTTATAGTACAACAATGAGCCAAGCCAAGCTGGAGGTAAGGGCTACGCAAAGACCTACAGGTCAGTATATTATAAGTAACCGTATGTACTACACAGCACTATTAGGGTGAAAGctcttggattttgacccagcaacagtgaaataaCAACTAAAAGATTTTGTTCAGGCCCTTGAGCCTACTTCATCATTTTGCGGGATCTTTGCTAATCAAAATTTCAATTCTATTTCACTCCCTGATGCACTTCCCTATCTAAAATCTGTCATTCTGAGCCTTGAAAGTGTCACTTGGTCCCATCATCCACAGCCTGTGTGGCCAAGAGCTTAAGATATCTATCATTATTTGTGGAAAAATTGGTCCAGATTTTACTAGTAAATGTTTGGGCTTAGTTTTAAGATTATTGTTACTACACCCAGCTTGGCACCAGTTCTGTTGTCAGTTCTAAAACATATTCAGTAATGTCCTGATTGCACTTGCGAAATTATTATAGACCCATTCTACATCTTTCCACCAACAGAACAATCAACATAAGCATCTGCCTCTCTATATTTATGCCTCAGAAATTCTATAGGTGACTTGTGCCAGAGTTGTGCAAGCTGCTTACATCAGCAAAGATGGGATACATATTTAAACCCTTGAATATACAACAGACTGTATCCTACTAATTTTCCTGAATCCCTGCAATTTTCATTCCTGGTAAACCCTACCTCTCTAAGGTTGATGCATTGTGCACACAAAATGGAACCTATATAATCTTTTGTGTTTAGCATCTTGTGATCCTATAACAGAAGAGGTGACATTGAAACCAGATGCCAGCTCCAGTTTGGTGTGAGTCAGCCTTGAAATTAATCCTATTAATCTGTCATATTCATTAATCTAGTGATCACTAACTACGTAGCTGAGATTAGATGCACTTAATTGCAGATGACACACTTTACTAGGTCAATTTTAACACATTagcattttcttttgtctctgCTCCTGTCACTGAGCACAACTCTTTACGAGTAAGCATTAGGTTCcactgagtgaagacatttctccacacTAATCACAAGTCAAGTGTTATTGAGTTTAAGACTCACTCCAGTATGGAGCACAAAACATAAATCTGAAATCAAGATAAGTACTAAGGGAGGTACTGTCCTGCCCTTTCAAGTAAATGTTACTGCAGCTGTTTAAGAAGTAAAGCACAGGTTCTCTTCTTCTCCAGCTAATATTAATCCTTCACGAAACTTTGCAAAATCACATTATTATAACATTGCTCTTATTGTAGAATGTAATGTACAAACTGGCAGTAATGTTTCCCATATTACAAtagttaataaacttcaagagtaCTCAATTGGCTTAAAGTATTTTGGCAAATACCAAGGTTGTGAATGATTAGGAAGTAGCTGACTATTTACACCTGTCTTgttttagattctcccataagtGGAAACAGTTCCTGTCTACCCTGACCAATTTCTTCACCATTTTAAAGATTTGTAGCAGATCATTTTGAAGTCTTCTGCTTTCTGAATGAAAAACGGCCAGCATGTGCAATCTTTCCCAATAGCTGCAATCTTCCTGTTCATTTCCTTCCGGCCCTCTGTCTGGTGTTTCTATGTTCTTTTCATTATATACAGATCAGATCTATGTTCAATA
It contains:
- the tlcd5b gene encoding TLC domain-containing protein 5 isoform X1, with the protein product MAAPVLLVICSLIFWVSLYLSFCQFNNQQHYEWNCRLVTLIHGVFIVCFSAYVGFIDGPWPFSHPGSPNTELQTQVLCLSLGYFIFDMCWCIYFQTEGLVMLSHHCLSILGIAMVLVLGHSAIEVNAVIFGSELTNPFLQIRWFLRESGHYHSLLGDVVDLLFVLLFSCVRIGIGGRLLYCELSSPVPLPIVKLAGVAMYAVSWMFMLSIAKFAWRKINHKCKAWREWSRCPFHLYTNGHANKAC
- the tlcd5b gene encoding TLC domain-containing protein 5 isoform X2, which translates into the protein MCWCIYFQTEGLVMLSHHCLSILGIAMVLVLGHSAIEVNAVIFGSELTNPFLQIRWFLRESGHYHSLLGDVVDLLFVLLFSCVRIGIGGRLLYCELSSPVPLPIVKLAGVAMYAVSWMFMLSIAKFAWRKINHKCKAWREWSRCPFHLYTNGHANKAC